From the genome of Enoplosus armatus isolate fEnoArm2 chromosome 21, fEnoArm2.hap1, whole genome shotgun sequence, one region includes:
- the LOC139304283 gene encoding ankyrin repeat and SAM domain-containing protein 6-like, which produces MNFGVPANSLLLFRACDEGDYETARGILEPGAPKESGRQSRLRSEAGSECNIADMLSLVPVDCTDEEGNTALQFASASGHENLVRFLLRKGASVDSRNNYGWTPLMQAARFGHLTVAHILLENGAEINGRNRLGASVLTMAARGGHTHVVKLLLESGAYVDDYDHLAVAADAVSNGNNNNSCSTTGFGGEGCPGGGGGREFMDIIALMVASQHGHEAAVRLLLEWGSDVNFSQKTTGWGPLMVATLSGKVAVAQQLVERGADPDRVNVLSKTAFELAMQLKQRDIKAYLDSITTVRPQTDDERRRPDVFSALKLGNSQLVKEILEEDPTQVNSSNQEGASPLMMAAVSGQLEVVQLMVEKNADIDKQDGVHGWTALMQATYHGNKDIVKYLLSQGADVNLRAKNGYTAFDLVMLLNDPDTELVRLLASVCMQVDKDKSKHRGRALMTRSKSRQSLNNVPVPPDDKGGLKSWWSRMSNRFRRLKLTHTLRHGLSSNRLAPFPDDAETSLDATMKANGKSAAVTNGALPPTPALGGNDISTAWAVKSKDTGLCRASSEKEDFLITTMLRSGAPLTRLPNDKLKAVIPPFLPPSNFEPWNSDRSRLFREGKSEAPRLPMPPQRKLNSSGNSDITSISRVVSRSIKFPSIPKGPSSSSPSNSGHYHSPHSSGGSNGVAGINRDSHNRSGGSADSVLSQIAAQRKRAAGLIDVKAPAPEKQHSQTQSQPSLPPSAPGLPLPDISLPDIHSHPSLVSSDIPSRRKIELKKRPQSGNSSTSKSTSPTLTPSPSPTPKPPTGPGDSLSSASSHPRSKSSGGSSSGTITDEDELSSILKKLSLEKYQPIFEEQEVDMEAFLTLTDGDLKELGIKTDGPRQQILAAISELNAGKGRERQILQETIHNFQSSFGSSASNPRQPGEPRSPTGWMRHQVRTCNKR; this is translated from the exons ATGAATTTCGGTGTCCCTGCTAATTCGCTGCTGCTTTTCCGTGCGTGCGACGAGGGGGACTATGAAACCGCCCGAGGGATCCTGGAGCCCGGAGCCCCGAAAGAGTCCGGGCGGCAGAGCAGGCTGCGGTCAGAAGCAGGGTCGGAGTGCAACATCGCGGACATGTTGTCTCTGGTACCGGTTGACTGTACTGACGAGGAGGGGAACACCGCCTTGCAGTTTGCGTCGGCCAGCGGTCACGAGAACTTGGTCCGGTTTTTGCTACGAAAGGGGGCCTCGGTGGACAGCCGCAACAACTACGGCTGGACCCCGCTGATGCAGGCTGCTAG GTTTGGTCACCTGACTGTTGCCCACATCCTGCTGGAGAACGGGGCAGAGATTAATGGGCGAAACAGGCTAGGTGCGAGTGTCCTGACTATGGCGGCCCGTGGGGGACACACTCATGTAGTCAAGCTACTCCTGGAGAGCGGGGCCTATGTTGATGACTATGATCATCTGGCTGTTGCTGCGGACGCAGTCTCaaatggaaacaacaacaacagctgcag CACGACTGGTTTTGGAGGTGAAGGCtgtccaggaggaggaggcggcagAGAATTCATGGACATCATAGCCCTGATGGTGGCATCTCAGCACGGCCATGAGGCCGCAGTGCGCCTGCTGCTAGAGTGGGGCTCTGATGTCAACTTTTCCCAGAAGACCACTGGCTGGGGACCACTGATGGTGGCCACCCTCAGTGGGAAG gtGGCTGTGGCTCAGCAGCTGGTGGAGCGTGGAGCTGACCCAGACCGAGTCAATGTTCTGTCCAAGACGGCTTTTGAACTAGCCATGCAGCTCAAACAGAGAGACATTAAGGCCTATCTGGACTCCATCACCACTGTCCGACCCCAAACAG ACGATGAGAGAAGACGACCAGATGTGTTCAGTGCCCTCAAGTTGG GAAATTCCCAGCTTGTCAAAGAGATCTTGGAGGAGGATCCCACTCAGGTGAATTCATCCAATCAGGAGGGAGCATCACCTCTCATGATGGCAGCGGTGAGCGGTCAGTTGGAAGTGGTGCAGTTGATGGTGGAGAAGAATGCCGACATAGACAAACAAGATGGTGTCCATGGGTGGACCGCTTTAATGCAGGCCACCTATCATGG TAATAAAGACATTGTCAAGTACCTGTTGAGTCAAGGGGCTGATGTCAACCTCCGAGCTAAGAATGGATACACAGCCTTTGATTTGGTGATGTTGCTGAATGACCCAG ACACTGAGTTGGTGCGTCTGTTAGCATCAGTGTGTATGCAAGTAGACAAGGACAAGTCGAAACACCGTGGCAGAGCTTTAATGACTCGCTCCAAAAGCCGACAGTCCCTCAACAATGTCCCTGTGCCACCTGACGACAAGGGAGGCCTTAAG TCCTGGTGGAGTCGGATGTCCAATCGGTTCCGACGGCTTAAGCTGACTCACACCCTGAGGCACGGCCTTTCATCCAACCGCCTGGCTCCATTTCCAGATGATGCTGAAACGTCACTGGATGCCACAATGAAGGCGAACGGGAAGTCTGCTGCCGTGACTAACGGGGCGCTGCCACCAACTCCTGCCCTGGGAGGGAATGACATCAGCACTGCCTGGGCAGTGAAGAGCAAAGACACCG GTCTTTGCAGGGCATCCTCAGAAAAAGAGGACTTTCTTATAACTACAATG CTCAGAAGTGGTGCGCCCTTGACCCGGCTGCCCAATGACAAGCTAAAAGCGGTGATCCCTCCCTTCCTGCCTCCATCCAACTTTGAACCGTGGAACTCGGACCGCTCGCGTCTCTTCAGGGAGGGAAAGAGCGAAGCCCCCCGCCTGCCCATGCCACCCCAGAGGAAGCTGAACAGCAGTGGAAACTCAGATATT ACGTCTATCAGTCGCGTGGTTAGCAGGTCCATTAAGTTTCCCAGCATCCCCAAGGggccctcctcctcttctccttcaaACTCTGGTCACTACCACTCCCCCCACTCCTCAGGAGGCTCTAATGGAGTGGCAGGGATCAACCGGGACTCTCACAACCGCTCAG GGGGCAGTGCAGACAGTGTTCTCTCCCAGATAGCAGCCCAAAGGAAGCGAGCAGCAGGCCTGATAGATGTCAAGGCCCCAGCTCCAGAGAAACAGCACAGCCAGACTCAAAGCCAGCCTTCGCTGCCACCCTCAGCACCCGGCCTGCCACTGCCTGACATTAGCCTTCCTGACATCCACTCCCATCCCAGCCTGGTCTCTTCCGACATCCCCTCAAGAAGG AAGATAGAGTTGAAGAAGAGACCTCAGTCAGGGAATTCCTCCACCTCCAAGAGCACGTCGCCTACCCTGACTCCATCTCCTTCCCCAACGCCCAAGCCTCCCACTGGGCCGGGAGACTCTCTGTCCTCAGCCTCTTCCCATCCTCGCTCCAAGAGCAGTGGTGGCTCCAGCAGTGGAACCATAACTGATGAAG atGAGCTGTCGAGTATATTGAAGAAACTGTCCCTCGAGAAATACCAGCCCATATTTGAGGAACAGGAG GTGGACATGGAGGCGTTCCTGACTCTAACAGATGGAGACCTGAAGGAGTTGGGCATTAAAACAGATGGACCCAGACAGCAGATCTTGGCTGCCATATCAGAGCTCAATGCTGGAAAG GGCAGAGAAAGGCAGATCCTTCAAGAGACCATCCATAACTTCCAGTCTTCCTTTGGTAGCAGCGCCAGTAACCCAAGACAACCAGGTGAACCACGCT